A window of Polynucleobacter sp. KF022 genomic DNA:
CATGGCTGTAATGGGCATTTCCACACCCAGACGCTTAGCAAGATCTCCAACAGCTTGGGCGCATAGAACACCCTCAGCAACGTGACCAAGACTAGCCAGTATTTCTGGCAATGATTTGCCAGCAGCTAACTCGAGACCAACACGGCGGTTGCGAGATAGGTCACCTGTGGCGGTCAAGATTAAATCTCCAACACCAGTAAGACCCATACAAGTTTCAGATTTACCGCCAGCAGCTTTTACTAAGCGCATCATTTCTGCCAGGCCACGTGTTAGCACTGCAGCACGAGCATTCAAACCTAAATCTAGGCCATCACCAATGCCAGCTGCTATGGCAAGAACATTCTTAACAGCGCCACCCAACTCAACACCCACCAAATCATCGCTTGAGTAAACGCGCATATTTCCATGATGGAAAGCGGCTTGGACTATCTCACAAAGCTTGGTGTTTTTGCTTGCAACGGTTAGCGCGCAAGGCATGCCTGCACCAACTTCACGAGCAAAACTTGGGCCAGACAAGGCGCCATACGAATGCGTTAAGCCATGTGAGTGAAGCTTGCTTTCACGTTCGACAACCTGATGGGGCAATAAAGCAGTATTGGGCTCTAGGCCTTTACATAACCAAATAATATTGAGTGGATGCTCAGCAACCTTCAGCACTTGAGCCATCGTTTCAGAAAGACCTGACATTGGCGTAGCAATGACTAAAAGGTCATCACTAGAAAGCCTTTGAATCGCAGCAGAAAAATCGCTCTCAAACGTTAGCCCTTTGGGCAATTGAACGCCTGAAAGATAGTCACGGTTCTCACCGCTCTTTTGAATATCTTGTAATTGGTCTTTGCTGCGAGACCATAAACATACATCTCCCTCTTGGAGGTGGCGGGTGGCTTGCGCAGCCATCGCCGTCCCCCATGCACCAGCACCAAGAAGCGTTACTTTCATGATCTGAGTGCTTACTGAATAAGACTAGTGAGGAAGAATGATTTTGCTCTCATCAGCAGCATCATCCTTCTTTTCTGATGCTGCTTGTTGAGCCTGCATCAAGCGATGCTCATACATGCCATGGAAATTAATCTCATTCAAATGTATCGGCTGGAAACCTGCACGACTAATAGCATCGGCAATGTTGGAGCGCAAATAAGGATACAAAATGGTTGGGCATGTAATGCCTAGCATTGGATCAACTTGCTCAACGGGAATATTGTTGAACTCAAAAATACCAGCTTGCTTTGCCTCAACTAAGAACAACACCTTTCCCTCAACTTTTGCAGTGACAGTTGAGCTCAGGGAGACCTCAAAAATCTCGCTGCTGACAGGAATAACTGAAATGTCGACCATGACCTCTACTTGAGGCTCGGCTTGAACTAATAAAATTTGTGGCGAATTTGGCTGCTCTAGAGACAAATCTTTCAAATAAATGCGTTGAATACGAAATGACGGCTCTTTTGAGCTATCAATACCTTCTTGAGGTGCGGAAGATTGTTCAGTCATTGCTAACTTTCTGTTGTATTGAATTTATTAAACTAAAAGTGGATCGAGCTTGCCTGCTCTATCTAAGGCAACCAAGTCGTCATAGCCACCTACATGTGTATCACCAATATAAATTTGGGGAACTGTGCGGCGTCCAGTGCGAGCCATCATGGCCTCACGCTGGGATGGGTCACGATCAATCAAGATCTTTTCTAAGTTGGCAACACCTTTTTTGATCAATAGCTTTTCTGCCATGACGCAATATGGGCAAACCTGAGTGCTATACATTGTTACTGGAGGCATTAATTTCTCCTTACTTCACTAGAGGAAGAGCTGCTTCTTTCCAAGCCTGAACACCGCCATCCAATACACCTACTTCAACAAAACCCAGTTTTCGAGCTTCAGCAAGGTGCTTGCGGGAATGGGCGCCAGTTTCACAAACCAAGACAACTGGAAGCTTACGGTCTAACTTAAGCTTTTCAATGGCAGCAGTCAAACCAGATTCATTAACAAATTTGGCACCAGGCAGATGTCCGGCCTTAAAGAGCTCTGCAGTGCGCAAATCGAGCACATAAGCTTTGCGACGGTTAATCCAAATCGTTGCCTCAGTAGGCGACAAGCCTTTTCCGCCAATAAGCGTAGATAATGTAGGTAGGAAAAGCGCTGCGCCCGAAACCAACAGAAGGGCAATAAGCGCTAAATTATCAATTTGCGTGAGAAAGTTCATCACCGGATTATAGAATGGCTCTATGAAACAACTTGTCCTTATTCGTCATGGCGAATCCGCCTGGAACCTTGAAAACCGCTTCACTGGCTGGGCGGACGTTGACTTAACCCCAAAAGGTGCAGAACAGGCCCTAGCGGCAGGTGCAAACCTCAAAAAAGCAGGTTACGAATTTGATATCGCCTACACCTCGGTTTTAAGGCGTGCGATTCGCACTCTCTGGAACGTCCAAGACACCATGGATTTGATGTGGCTGCCCGTTGTGCATAGCTGGCGTCTCAATGAGCGTCACTATGGAGCGCTCACCGGACTCAATAAAGCAGAAACTGCAACAAAATATGGCGATGAACAAGTTCATATTTGGCGACGCTCATATGATGTACGTCCACCATTGCTCGAACATGAGGATGAGCGCAACCCCAAAAACGACCCTCGTTATTCAAAACTAAATCCTTCTGATATTCCATTAGGTGAGTGCCTGAAAGACAACGTTGATCGTGTATTGCCATTGTGGAATGAATCTATTGCGCCCGCACTGAAAGCAGGCAAGCGTGTTCTCTTAGTAGCACACGGTAATAGTATTCGCTCACTAATTAAATATTTAGATCAAATGTCTGATGAAGCAATTATGGAAGTCAATGTTCCTAATGGTGTGCCACTAGTTTACGAATTAGATGATGACCTCAAACCTATTCAACACTTTTATTTGGATTAAAGCAAAGAGCTATGCGCCAATTTCTAAAGAATTTTGCACTGATCGCCGTTGGTCTTATTGCTGGTGTAGCAGCCACGATCCAGCTTTCTGCGACCGCCCAGCAAGGCTCTCAGCTCCCGCTGGATGAGCTGCGTACACTTTCTAACGTCTTTGCGCAGATCAAGCGTGAGTATGTTGAACCGATTGAAGATAAGCAATTATTGACAGATGCAGTCAAGGGAATGGTGAGCAGTCTTGATCCACACTCCACCTTCTTAGACAAAAAAGATTTTTCAGAAATGCAGGAGCAAACCACCGGAAAGTTTGCTGGCCTTGGAATTGAAATTACCTCCGAAGATGGAGTAGTAAAAGTATTAAATCCCATTGAAGATAGTCCTGCTGCACGCGCAGGTCTCCAAGCGGGAGATTTAATTACACGTCTCGATGACAAACCAGTGCGAGGTATGTCTCTCGACAAAGCAGTCCGTACTATGCGCGGTACACCAGGAACCAAAATTACATTGACAGTGTTTCGTAAGAGTGAAGAACGTAGCTTTCCAGTAACCATCACTCGCGCAGAAATTAAAGTTCAATCTGTCAAAACCAAAATTCTCGACAACGATATTGCTTGGGTACGTATCACGAGCTTTCAAGAGCGCACCGTTCCTGATCTTGCTAAGAAATTAACCGATATCGCCAACCAAGATCCAAAACTCAAGGGCATCATTCTTGACCTTCGTAACAATGGTGGCGGCCTATTACAAGGCGCCGTAGGAGTCGCAGCTGCATTCTTACCCGCCGATGCCATTATTGTGTCCACTAAAGGCCAGTCCCCTGATTCGAAGCAAGTATTCAATGCCACGCCAGCTATGTACCGTCTCAATGAGCCAGGCGACCCCCTAGCTGGAGTCCCGGCGATATTTAAAAAGCTTCCAATGGTAGTTTTGGTAAATGCCTATTCCGCTTCCGCTTCTGAGATTGTGGCTGGCGCACTCCAAGACTACAAACGTGCAACCATCATTGGAAAAACCACTTTTGGTAAGGGCTCAGTACAGACTGTTCGCCCCCTAACGAATGATTCAGCACTCAAAATTACTACCGCTTACTACTACACCCCGAGCGGTAAGTCGATTCAGGCTTTTGGCGTTAAACCAGATATTCCAGTAGATCAAAATAAGGATGGCGATCCAGATGATGTATTGATCACCCGTGAAATTGATAGCGAGAAGCACCTGCGTAATAAGCAATCTGCTGAAGACAAACTGATCAAAGATCGTGAGCAACGCCGCCTCGAAGAGCTACAACGTATTGAAGAAAAAAATGCCAAGAAAACTCCTGAGGAAAAAGAGAAAGACAAAAATAAGAAGCCCACTGAACTTGGTAGTGCAGATGACTTCATGCTTTCTCAAGCAGTGGCCTTTATTAATGGTCAGCCTGTAAAACGCTCATCATCCAAACTCGAATAATCTTAACGCGCATGAATGATGAGCAGTTACTTCGCTACTCAAGGCATTTACTGCTAGAGGAAATTGATGTTGCTGGCCAAGAAAAACTGCTGGGCTCGCATGTATTGGTCATTGGCGCAGGCGGCCTAGGTAGCGCTGCTGCACCTTACTTAGCGGCTGCAGG
This region includes:
- a CDS encoding NAD(P)H-dependent glycerol-3-phosphate dehydrogenase — encoded protein: MKVTLLGAGAWGTAMAAQATRHLQEGDVCLWSRSKDQLQDIQKSGENRDYLSGVQLPKGLTFESDFSAAIQRLSSDDLLVIATPMSGLSETMAQVLKVAEHPLNIIWLCKGLEPNTALLPHQVVERESKLHSHGLTHSYGALSGPSFAREVGAGMPCALTVASKNTKLCEIVQAAFHHGNMRVYSSDDLVGVELGGAVKNVLAIAAGIGDGLDLGLNARAAVLTRGLAEMMRLVKAAGGKSETCMGLTGVGDLILTATGDLSRNRRVGLELAAGKSLPEILASLGHVAEGVLCAQAVGDLAKRLGVEMPITAMMGEVLSGKLMPHEAVKKLMGRDPKIES
- the secB gene encoding protein-export chaperone SecB, which encodes MTEQSSAPQEGIDSSKEPSFRIQRIYLKDLSLEQPNSPQILLVQAEPQVEVMVDISVIPVSSEIFEVSLSSTVTAKVEGKVLFLVEAKQAGIFEFNNIPVEQVDPMLGITCPTILYPYLRSNIADAISRAGFQPIHLNEINFHGMYEHRLMQAQQAASEKKDDAADESKIILPH
- the grxC gene encoding glutaredoxin 3 encodes the protein MPPVTMYSTQVCPYCVMAEKLLIKKGVANLEKILIDRDPSQREAMMARTGRRTVPQIYIGDTHVGGYDDLVALDRAGKLDPLLV
- a CDS encoding rhodanese-like domain-containing protein encodes the protein MNFLTQIDNLALIALLLVSGAALFLPTLSTLIGGKGLSPTEATIWINRRKAYVLDLRTAELFKAGHLPGAKFVNESGLTAAIEKLKLDRKLPVVLVCETGAHSRKHLAEARKLGFVEVGVLDGGVQAWKEAALPLVK
- the gpmA gene encoding 2,3-diphosphoglycerate-dependent phosphoglycerate mutase, with product MKQLVLIRHGESAWNLENRFTGWADVDLTPKGAEQALAAGANLKKAGYEFDIAYTSVLRRAIRTLWNVQDTMDLMWLPVVHSWRLNERHYGALTGLNKAETATKYGDEQVHIWRRSYDVRPPLLEHEDERNPKNDPRYSKLNPSDIPLGECLKDNVDRVLPLWNESIAPALKAGKRVLLVAHGNSIRSLIKYLDQMSDEAIMEVNVPNGVPLVYELDDDLKPIQHFYLD
- a CDS encoding S41 family peptidase — translated: MRQFLKNFALIAVGLIAGVAATIQLSATAQQGSQLPLDELRTLSNVFAQIKREYVEPIEDKQLLTDAVKGMVSSLDPHSTFLDKKDFSEMQEQTTGKFAGLGIEITSEDGVVKVLNPIEDSPAARAGLQAGDLITRLDDKPVRGMSLDKAVRTMRGTPGTKITLTVFRKSEERSFPVTITRAEIKVQSVKTKILDNDIAWVRITSFQERTVPDLAKKLTDIANQDPKLKGIILDLRNNGGGLLQGAVGVAAAFLPADAIIVSTKGQSPDSKQVFNATPAMYRLNEPGDPLAGVPAIFKKLPMVVLVNAYSASASEIVAGALQDYKRATIIGKTTFGKGSVQTVRPLTNDSALKITTAYYYTPSGKSIQAFGVKPDIPVDQNKDGDPDDVLITREIDSEKHLRNKQSAEDKLIKDREQRRLEELQRIEEKNAKKTPEEKEKDKNKKPTELGSADDFMLSQAVAFINGQPVKRSSSKLE